The Bradyrhizobium sp. CCGB01 genome segment CTTTATCTCCACCAGTTTTGACGCCCATATCGACGGTGCCGGCAGCATCGTCATGGAACGGAAGGCGGCCTGATCATGAGCAAGGCAAATGGCGCGAGCCTGATCGACCTTCAGATCATGTGGCACCGGCTGATCGCCGTGGTCGAGGAGCAGGCGCAGGTGCTGCTCCGCACCGCCTTCAGTCCGATCGTGCGCGAATGCGGCGACCTCTCCGCCGGCGTGTTCGACCTCAAGGGCCGGATGCTGGCGCAGGCGGTGACCGGCACGCCCGGTCACGTCAACTCGATGGCGGAGTCGGTCAAGCACTTCATCGCGCATTTCCCGATCGAGACGATGAAGGAGGGCGACGCCTACATCACCAACGATCCCTGGATGGGCACCGGCCATCTCAACGACTTCGTCGTCACCACGCCCTGCTTCAAGGACGGCAAGCCGGTGGCGCTGTTCTCCTGCACCAGCCATCTCATGGACATCGGCGGCATCGGCTTCGGGCCTGACGCCACCGACGTGTTCATGGAGGGGCTCTACATCCCCATGCTGAAGCTGATCGACCAGGGCGTCGTCAACGAGACGTTGATGGCGATGATCCGCACCAACACGCGGCTGCCGATCGACACCGAGGGCGACACCTATTCGCTCGCCGGCTGCAACGACGTCGGCTGCGAGCGCCTGGTCGAGATGATGACCGAGTTCGGCATCGATACGCTCGACGAGATCGGCGACTACATCTGCGACCGCTCGCGCGAGGCGGTGCTGGCCGAGATCGCCAAATTGCCGAAGGGCAGCTGGCGCAACACCATGGTTGTCGACGGCTATGACGCGCCGGTCACGCTGGCGGCGACGCTGACGATCTCGGACGAAGGCATCCACGTCGATTTCGACGGCACCTCGGCTGCCTCCAAATTCGGCATCAACGTGCCCCTGTCCTACACCACGGCTTACACCGTGTTCGGCCTCGGCTGCGTCGTTGCCTCGCAGATCCCGAACAATGCCGGCTCGCTCTCGCCGCTGACGGTGTCGGCGCCGGCGGGCGCGATCCTGAATGCGCCGAAACCCGCGCCGGTCGCCTCGCGCCACATCATCGGCCAGATGCTGCCGGACGTCGTGTTCGGCTGCCTGCGCCAGATCATTCCCGAGCGCGTGCCGGCGGAAGGCACCTCCTGCCTGTGGAATCTCAACGTGCGCGGACAGACCCGCAGCGGCGTCGGCGGCAATTACGGGTTCTCGATGGCGGTGACTTCGAATGGCGGCACCGGCGCGCGTTTCGGCAAGGACGGGCTGTCGGCGACCGCCTATCCCAGCGGCGTGCGCGGCACGCCGGTCGAGATCGCGGAGACGCAGACGCCGCTGATCTTCTGGCGCAAGGAACTGCGTCCGGATTCCGGCGGGGCAGGGCGCACCCGCGGCGGTCTCGGCCAGATCATCGAGGTCGGCAGCGGCGTCGATGCGCCGTTCGACATCCTGGCCGCGTTCGATCGCATCGATCATCCGCCGCGCGGACGCGATGGCGGCCAGAACGGCGAGGCCGGCTATGTCGGGTTGAAGTCCGGCAAGAAGCTGCGCGGCAAAGGCTTCCAGCAGGTGCCGCCGGACGACCGGTTGGTGGTGCTCACGCCAGGCGGCGCCGGCATCGGTGCTCCGACCGAGCGTGATCGCGCGGCGGTCAAGGACGACATCGACAGCGGCTTCGTGTCTTCAGAGAACGCAGCAGAGGTTTATGGGTACGCGCGCTGATGCGTCAGTGCGTTTGGTCAACGGAGGGGCTCAATGATCACGCGACGAAATTTCACCGCGGGCGCCGCGACGCTGCTCGCCGCCGGACACGTCTCGACCCGCGCGCGGGCCGCGACGGTGAGCTGGGACATGTCGACGGTCTGGCCCGACGGCAATTTCCACACCCAGAACGCGATGGCCTTTGCCGAAGAGCTGAAGAAGCAGAGCAACGGCTCGGTCGCCATCACGGTGAAGGCCGGCGGCCAGCTCGGCTTCAAGGGCCCCGAGCATCTGCGCGCCGTGCGTGACGGCCTGGTGCCGCTCGCCGACGTCCTCAACATCCAGCAGGTCGGCGACGAGCCGTTCATGGGTGTCGAGAGCATCCCGTTCCTGTGTGGCTCGATGGACGAATTGAAGGTGCTGCACAAATATGTGCGGCCCGAATACGAGAAGGTCGCCGCGCGCAACAACCAGAAGATCCTCTACATCGTGCCGTGGCCGACGCAGTACCTGCACCTCAAGGTCAAGGTCGCCGATGTCGAGGGCCTGAAGAACATCAAGATTCGCGTCCCCGACAAGAACGCGGTCGACATGCTGGCCGTGGTCGGCATGGCGCCGGTGATGATCCCCTGGGGCGAGACGATCCCCGCGCTGGCGTCGGGGGCTGTCTCGGGCGTCTCCACCTCGGCGGTATCGGGTGTTGACGGCAAGTTCTGGGAATTCCTCAAATACGTCTATCCGACCAACCACGTCTGGTCGTCGCAGATGCTCACCGTCAATCTTGACTCCTGGAAGGCGCTCTCTGCCGATCAGCAGCAGCTCGTCACGAGCGTCGCCGCGAAGATGGAGCCGGGGTTCTGGGCGAACTCGCTCAAGGCGGATGTCGACAGCCTCAACCGCCTGAAAGAGGGCGGCATGGAGGTGGTGCCGGTCTCGGACGCCATGATCAAGGACATTCGCGCCAAGACCGCGCCGCAGCTCGACGCCTTCCTGAAGCGCGTGCCGGCGGCCGACAAGCCGGTGCGGGCCTATCTCGCCGAAATGAAGCGCTGAGGTCCGGCTCATGACCAGCGTTTCACCGGCGGCTCCGCAAAGTCTCAACGCGGCGGCGCCGGCGCCGCTGCGTATCCTGCTCGACGGCATTGACCGTCTCGGCCGGCTCGACGGCTGGATAGGCGGCGGCTGCCTGTTGATGCTGACGCTGTTGATGCTGTGCGAGGTCGCAACCCGCTTCCTCTCGAACTTCCTGCCGTTCTTCCCGCCGACCATCTCGATCGCCTGGGAATACTCCTCTTATCTGATGGCAGCGTCCTTCACCTTCGGCGCCGCCATGACCTTGCGCGTCGGCGGCCATATCCGCGTCGTGCTGCTGCTCAAGAACGTGCCGCCACCGGTGCAGCGCGCGATCGAGATTCTCTCGGCCGCTGCCGGCTTTGCCTTCATGGCCTTCCTGACCTCGTCCATGGCGAAGTTCGCCTACGGCGCCTATGTGCGCGGCCAGGTCTCGACCTCCAGCGATACGCCGCTGTGGTTTCCGGAAGCCGTGGTCACCTTCGGCATGCTCCTTCTCACGCTCCAGTTCCTGGCGCGCGCGATCCAGGCGGTGCTCGGCTTGCCGCTGGAGGATCACCGCATGAAGGCCTCCCCCGTCGAATGACAGCTTTGCTCGCTTCCGGATTCAAGATCGCATGACCATCGAAGTCGTCGCCCTCTTTGTCATTCTCTTCGCGCTGCTCGCGGGCGGCGTCTGGATCGGCCTCACGCTCGCGCTCACCGCGACGCTGCTGCTTGGGATGTTCCGCTCGATCCCGCTCGACAAGCTGCTGCCCCAATACGCCTGGAATATCCTGACCACACAGGAGCTGCTGGCGTTGCCGCTGTTCATTCTGATGGGCG includes the following:
- a CDS encoding hydantoinase B/oxoprolinase family protein, translating into MSKANGASLIDLQIMWHRLIAVVEEQAQVLLRTAFSPIVRECGDLSAGVFDLKGRMLAQAVTGTPGHVNSMAESVKHFIAHFPIETMKEGDAYITNDPWMGTGHLNDFVVTTPCFKDGKPVALFSCTSHLMDIGGIGFGPDATDVFMEGLYIPMLKLIDQGVVNETLMAMIRTNTRLPIDTEGDTYSLAGCNDVGCERLVEMMTEFGIDTLDEIGDYICDRSREAVLAEIAKLPKGSWRNTMVVDGYDAPVTLAATLTISDEGIHVDFDGTSAASKFGINVPLSYTTAYTVFGLGCVVASQIPNNAGSLSPLTVSAPAGAILNAPKPAPVASRHIIGQMLPDVVFGCLRQIIPERVPAEGTSCLWNLNVRGQTRSGVGGNYGFSMAVTSNGGTGARFGKDGLSATAYPSGVRGTPVEIAETQTPLIFWRKELRPDSGGAGRTRGGLGQIIEVGSGVDAPFDILAAFDRIDHPPRGRDGGQNGEAGYVGLKSGKKLRGKGFQQVPPDDRLVVLTPGGAGIGAPTERDRAAVKDDIDSGFVSSENAAEVYGYAR
- a CDS encoding TRAP transporter substrate-binding protein, coding for MITRRNFTAGAATLLAAGHVSTRARAATVSWDMSTVWPDGNFHTQNAMAFAEELKKQSNGSVAITVKAGGQLGFKGPEHLRAVRDGLVPLADVLNIQQVGDEPFMGVESIPFLCGSMDELKVLHKYVRPEYEKVAARNNQKILYIVPWPTQYLHLKVKVADVEGLKNIKIRVPDKNAVDMLAVVGMAPVMIPWGETIPALASGAVSGVSTSAVSGVDGKFWEFLKYVYPTNHVWSSQMLTVNLDSWKALSADQQQLVTSVAAKMEPGFWANSLKADVDSLNRLKEGGMEVVPVSDAMIKDIRAKTAPQLDAFLKRVPAADKPVRAYLAEMKR
- a CDS encoding TRAP transporter small permease subunit, producing MTSVSPAAPQSLNAAAPAPLRILLDGIDRLGRLDGWIGGGCLLMLTLLMLCEVATRFLSNFLPFFPPTISIAWEYSSYLMAASFTFGAAMTLRVGGHIRVVLLLKNVPPPVQRAIEILSAAAGFAFMAFLTSSMAKFAYGAYVRGQVSTSSDTPLWFPEAVVTFGMLLLTLQFLARAIQAVLGLPLEDHRMKASPVE